The following are encoded together in the Arcticibacterium luteifluviistationis genome:
- a CDS encoding ABC transporter ATP-binding protein — translation MEKKKVIEALDICKSFHDPITVQVLTDVSFAINAGEFVSVMGKSGCGKSTLLYILSTMDTSYEGELFLDGVSMTNKLDAELAKVRNEKIGFVFQFHYLLSEFNNLQNVMLPGLKLGKLSAKEVEHHAYEKLRILGIEKEALKYPNQISGGQKQRVAIARALINEPLIIMGDEPTGNLDKKNGDVVFEIFKELAEEYQQSLLIVTHDPDFAANTHRTITMEDGRIISTA, via the coding sequence ATGGAGAAAAAGAAAGTAATAGAAGCTCTAGATATTTGTAAGTCATTTCACGACCCAATTACCGTGCAGGTGCTTACTGATGTTAGTTTTGCTATAAATGCTGGGGAGTTTGTCTCTGTAATGGGAAAGTCTGGATGCGGGAAGTCTACCTTACTTTATATCCTCTCTACCATGGATACTAGCTATGAGGGAGAACTATTTTTGGATGGAGTTTCTATGACAAACAAACTAGACGCCGAACTAGCAAAAGTGCGAAATGAGAAAATTGGTTTTGTTTTCCAGTTTCACTATTTACTCAGTGAGTTTAATAACCTGCAAAATGTGATGCTGCCAGGCTTAAAACTTGGGAAACTTTCAGCGAAAGAAGTAGAACATCATGCTTATGAAAAATTGAGAATTCTAGGCATAGAAAAAGAGGCTCTAAAATACCCGAATCAGATAAGTGGAGGGCAAAAACAGCGAGTTGCTATAGCTAGAGCACTTATAAATGAACCTTTAATTATTATGGGCGATGAACCCACCGGTAATCTGGATAAAAAGAATGGGGATGTGGTCTTTGAAATATTCAAAGAGCTGGCGGAGGAATATCAACAATCTTTATTAATTGTTACGCACGACCCCGATTTTGCTGCTAATACCCACAGAACCATCACCATGGAAGATGGTAGAATTATAAGCACTGCTTAA
- a CDS encoding ABC transporter permease: MKLKLITEISLALLLARLKQTMVAAFGVTFSIAMFIALLSFMGGLNDLLDSLILNRTPHVRLYNEILPSKIQPIARSSEFPDSYHFVRHIKPKNELLDIRNSDAIIKALKNDENVRGVAPKTTMPVFYNIGEINLTGVINGIDVDEESRLFSFKDYVVEGQTIDLKNTPNSIILGKGAADKMLAQLGDNIQITTSNGTRFTLKVVGFFQSGMDELDKVQSYTTLATTQKMLGKPASYVTDIQVKIKDIAMAPALAKRYHELFDTEAIDIQTANAQFETGSSVRTLISYAVGITLLIVSGFGIFNILNMMIYEKMDSIAILKATGFSGKDVNAIFLTIALTIGLVGGALGLIFGLGFSALIGIIPFNNASMPAVKTYPINYNPMFYVIGAVFSIVTTYLAGYFPSKKASKVDPVDIIRGK; this comes from the coding sequence ATGAAATTAAAACTCATCACAGAGATTTCATTGGCCTTGTTGCTAGCACGTTTAAAACAAACCATGGTAGCCGCATTTGGAGTAACCTTCAGCATTGCCATGTTTATTGCACTGCTAAGTTTTATGGGTGGCTTAAACGACTTGTTGGATAGTCTCATTTTGAACCGTACGCCACATGTAAGACTTTATAATGAAATTTTACCATCTAAGATTCAACCGATAGCTCGCTCTAGTGAGTTTCCTGATTCCTATCATTTTGTACGACATATAAAGCCCAAAAATGAGCTTTTAGATATTCGGAATAGCGACGCCATTATTAAAGCATTGAAAAATGACGAAAATGTACGAGGCGTAGCTCCTAAAACTACCATGCCTGTTTTTTATAATATAGGAGAGATTAATCTGACTGGTGTTATAAACGGAATTGATGTAGATGAAGAAAGTAGGCTTTTTAGTTTTAAAGATTATGTGGTGGAGGGTCAAACTATAGACCTTAAAAACACACCTAACAGTATTATTTTAGGAAAGGGTGCAGCCGACAAAATGCTGGCTCAACTGGGTGATAATATTCAAATTACCACAAGTAATGGAACACGTTTCACTTTAAAAGTGGTTGGCTTTTTCCAATCTGGAATGGATGAACTCGATAAAGTTCAAAGTTATACCACACTGGCCACCACGCAAAAGATGCTTGGTAAACCAGCCAGCTACGTTACGGATATTCAAGTCAAAATAAAGGATATTGCTATGGCTCCTGCATTGGCAAAAAGATACCATGAGCTTTTTGATACAGAAGCCATTGATATACAAACTGCCAATGCCCAATTTGAAACAGGAAGCTCTGTGCGAACACTCATTTCTTACGCTGTGGGTATTACTTTACTCATTGTTTCAGGTTTTGGTATTTTCAATATATTGAACATGATGATATATGAGAAAATGGATTCTATTGCCATATTGAAAGCAACAGGATTTTCTGGGAAGGATGTCAATGCCATTTTCTTAACTATTGCTTTAACCATTGGCTTGGTGGGTGGTGCACTGGGTTTGATTTTTGGTTTAGGTTTTTCAGCATTGATTGGTATTATTCCTTTTAATAACGCTTCTATGCCTGCAGTTAAAACCTATCCAATTAACTATAATCCAATGTTCTATGTGATAGGAGCAGTTTTTTCAATCGTTACTACCTACTTAGCGGGTTACTTTCCGTCTAAAAAAGCAAGTAAAGTAGACCCAGTGGATATTATAAGAGGTAAATAA
- a CDS encoding efflux RND transporter periplasmic adaptor subunit has protein sequence MQKNLTYSSLFLLIMLAACQSDQETMKPVTQDITESVYASGVLKSKNQYQAYATVSGIIHDVFVDEGAVVEIGSPLLSILDETQKLRTENLRLTNEFNALNINRGKLEEAKSYVNLTESQMKSDSINLERQKKLWEQNIGSKVTLEQKELAFKSAKANYKSAQEKLGELDRQLKYLSKQAQNNLLISNKSNSDYLVKSKVKGRVYQLNIEKGEFVSPQVPFAIIGDDEKYVLEMQVDEYDIVTVKLGMPVLVVLNSYQDSVFNAVVSKINPIMNLQSKTFTIEAEFVNEPPVLYPNISFEANVVIHTKKDAVLIPRNYLLNDSTVVNKSGEKVTVKTGLKDYQMVEILSGIGVNEELILPEQ, from the coding sequence TTGCAGAAAAACTTAACATACTCGTCATTGTTTCTTTTGATTATGTTGGCGGCTTGCCAGTCTGACCAGGAAACTATGAAGCCCGTAACTCAGGATATTACGGAGTCGGTTTACGCATCGGGCGTTTTAAAAAGTAAAAACCAGTACCAAGCTTATGCTACCGTAAGCGGTATTATTCATGATGTTTTTGTAGATGAAGGTGCTGTAGTAGAAATCGGTTCGCCTTTACTGTCAATTTTGGATGAGACTCAAAAATTGAGAACTGAAAACCTTCGTCTAACAAATGAATTTAATGCCCTAAATATTAATCGTGGAAAATTAGAGGAGGCTAAGTCTTACGTCAATTTGACCGAAAGCCAAATGAAGAGCGATTCCATAAATTTGGAAAGGCAAAAGAAGCTGTGGGAACAAAATATAGGTAGTAAAGTAACGCTGGAGCAAAAAGAACTGGCCTTCAAGAGTGCTAAGGCTAACTACAAATCAGCTCAGGAAAAACTTGGCGAACTAGATAGACAGTTGAAGTACCTTTCTAAACAAGCCCAAAACAACCTTTTGATAAGTAATAAAAGCAATAGCGACTACTTAGTTAAGAGTAAAGTAAAAGGTAGAGTATATCAACTAAACATAGAAAAAGGAGAATTTGTAAGTCCACAGGTTCCATTTGCTATCATTGGTGATGATGAAAAATATGTGTTAGAGATGCAAGTTGATGAGTATGATATAGTAACGGTCAAGTTAGGTATGCCCGTGCTGGTGGTATTAAATAGCTATCAAGATTCTGTTTTTAATGCGGTGGTTTCTAAGATTAACCCCATCATGAATTTGCAAAGCAAGACATTCACAATAGAGGCGGAATTCGTCAATGAACCCCCTGTACTATATCCCAATATTTCTTTTGAAGCCAATGTGGTGATTCACACCAAAAAAGATGCTGTGCTAATACCGCGAAATTATCTACTAAACGATTCTACCGTAGTGAATAAATCTGGTGAAAAGGTGACGGTAAAAACGGGTCTGAAAGATTATCAGATGGTGGAAATTTTATCAGGAATTGGTGTAAATGAAGAACTCATTCTTCCGGAACAATGA
- the trxA gene encoding thioredoxin, translated as MKGNFKELVNAEIPLLVDFYAVWCGPCKAQAPIIKELAKEVEGKVRIIKIDIDKNQAVAQRYNIKGVPTLALFKGGAIVWRQSGVQSKTQLLQVINQNM; from the coding sequence ATGAAAGGAAATTTTAAAGAACTAGTCAATGCGGAAATACCTCTTCTGGTTGATTTTTACGCAGTATGGTGCGGACCCTGTAAAGCACAAGCACCTATAATTAAAGAACTTGCCAAAGAAGTTGAAGGTAAAGTGCGTATAATCAAAATTGACATTGATAAAAACCAAGCTGTGGCACAACGCTATAATATTAAAGGCGTGCCAACATTGGCTTTGTTTAAAGGTGGGGCAATTGTCTGGCGTCAATCAGGTGTACAGTCAAAAACTCAACTGTTACAAGTAATTAATCAAAATATGTAG
- a CDS encoding sigma-70 family RNA polymerase sigma factor, with amino-acid sequence MNSLKDYESKKEFDVFVASTFSDLMKYKQENEQAAFNELLLKDLYEVKRYIVKRVSTALMKGNLPQGKYKVDDFIDQLFIEVYDHIEEVKNEKGFYLWLFKKANDLLDDSIEEEKFDESFLENIDDYTKPEWDEMQENFSTDGGGDLLMIEELDDMSYNHNDYTLNHVFIEDEEKGWIEKIDKDLKTEDIQNQIGMVLYYLPFETRTIFQLYTVQHLGLDDIAQIRNHTLEDVKQFLKDAKKALQSSFINRYPTR; translated from the coding sequence ATGAATAGCCTAAAAGATTACGAAAGTAAAAAAGAATTCGATGTATTTGTTGCGAGTACGTTTTCCGATTTGATGAAATACAAACAGGAAAATGAACAAGCCGCTTTTAACGAATTGTTATTGAAAGACCTTTACGAAGTAAAGCGTTACATCGTAAAAAGAGTGAGTACAGCTTTGATGAAAGGGAATTTACCTCAAGGTAAATACAAGGTCGATGATTTTATAGACCAACTTTTTATCGAAGTCTACGACCATATTGAAGAGGTTAAAAATGAAAAAGGTTTTTATCTCTGGCTATTCAAAAAAGCTAATGACCTGTTAGACGATAGTATTGAAGAAGAAAAGTTTGATGAGTCCTTTCTTGAAAACATTGATGATTATACAAAACCAGAATGGGACGAAATGCAAGAAAACTTCAGTACAGATGGAGGCGGAGATTTGCTGATGATTGAAGAACTCGATGATATGTCTTACAATCATAATGACTACACCTTAAATCATGTATTTATTGAGGATGAAGAAAAAGGTTGGATTGAAAAAATTGATAAAGATTTAAAAACTGAAGATATTCAAAACCAAATCGGCATGGTGTTATATTATCTGCCATTTGAAACCCGAACCATTTTCCAATTATACACTGTTCAACATCTAGGACTTGATGATATTGCACAAATCAGAAACCATACGCTAGAAGACGTGAAACAATTTTTAAAAGACGCAAAAAAAGCATTGCAATCAAGTTTTATTAACAGATATCCTACCAGATAA